In Deferribacter desulfuricans SSM1, the following are encoded in one genomic region:
- a CDS encoding 4Fe-4S dicluster domain-containing protein: MSKKEKYVMLYLIDRCIDCKACMVACKAQWSVPEDHFRTHVDEKFDIVDEINRESRMYFLPSQCNHCDDPPCVHVCPTKASHKRDDGIVYIDRGRCIGCKYCIVSCPYDARFFNEELGVAEKCTFCLPRIKEGFEPACVHTCLSRTRIFGDINDPESEVSQVLKEAIKRKDKIWKLREDLGTEPNIYYIKS, translated from the coding sequence ATGAGTAAAAAAGAAAAATATGTAATGCTTTATTTGATTGATAGATGTATTGATTGTAAAGCATGTATGGTTGCATGCAAAGCTCAATGGAGTGTACCAGAGGATCACTTCAGAACGCATGTCGATGAAAAATTTGATATTGTAGATGAAATAAATAGAGAATCTAGGATGTATTTTTTACCATCACAATGTAACCATTGTGATGATCCTCCTTGCGTGCACGTATGTCCAACAAAAGCAAGTCATAAAAGAGATGATGGCATTGTGTATATTGATAGAGGACGTTGTATAGGCTGTAAGTACTGTATAGTATCTTGCCCCTATGATGCTAGGTTCTTTAATGAGGAGCTTGGAGTAGCAGAGAAATGTACATTTTGTTTGCCGAGGATAAAAGAAGGTTTTGAGCCGGCATGTGTGCACACCTGTTTAAGTAGAACAAGGATTTTTGGTGATATAAACGATCCAGAAAGCGAAGTGAGTCAGGTATTGAAGGAAGCGATAAAACGTAAGGATAAGATATGGAAACTGAGAGAAGATTTAGGTACAGAGCCTAATATTTATTATATAAAATCGTAG
- the nrfD gene encoding NrfD/PsrC family molybdoenzyme membrane anchor subunit, translating into MVLQEAFEWQIALYLFLGGVGAGAILSAVIVDFYDREKYLAYIKGASLVGMPAVSIGCLFLLIDLGQGLKKPWLLIYLLSNPTSAITWGTAILSLFIFISLIYAAYNFNFIKFGGGTFVKIALILLCLGTGGYTGVLLGLLKAIPLWHQTALPILFIISAASTGISAAVIMKELFIKDKGELHMIETMHYYLLLIEFVIVFGMILIGLNGVPEMVYSMKLLLVGKYAFQFWSMFLILGLILPIIVYTFVESKKLHLSKKSIVLIEALVLLGGFYLRYLIIHAGAYTEKFVQYIGR; encoded by the coding sequence ATGGTACTTCAAGAAGCTTTTGAATGGCAAATTGCGTTGTATCTCTTTTTAGGAGGGGTAGGTGCAGGGGCTATCCTAAGTGCAGTTATTGTTGATTTTTATGATAGAGAGAAATATTTGGCTTATATCAAGGGTGCATCCCTTGTAGGTATGCCTGCGGTGTCTATAGGATGTTTATTTTTGCTGATTGATTTGGGGCAAGGTTTAAAAAAACCATGGTTATTGATCTATCTTTTATCTAACCCTACATCTGCAATTACCTGGGGTACAGCGATACTATCGTTGTTTATTTTTATTTCCTTGATATATGCTGCGTATAATTTTAATTTTATCAAATTTGGTGGCGGTACATTTGTTAAAATAGCGTTGATTTTGTTATGTCTTGGGACAGGTGGCTATACAGGGGTATTACTTGGGTTATTAAAAGCGATTCCTTTGTGGCATCAAACAGCTTTGCCAATACTGTTTATAATTTCAGCTGCATCAACAGGGATATCAGCAGCAGTAATTATGAAAGAGTTGTTTATAAAAGATAAAGGCGAACTTCATATGATTGAAACAATGCACTACTATCTTTTATTGATTGAATTTGTAATTGTTTTTGGAATGATTCTGATTGGTTTAAACGGTGTACCAGAGATGGTATATTCTATGAAATTGTTGTTAGTGGGCAAATATGCATTTCAATTTTGGAGTATGTTTCTAATATTGGGTTTGATATTACCAATTATTGTTTACACTTTTGTGGAATCTAAAAAACTACATTTATCTAAAAAGAGTATAGTATTGATTGAAGCTTTAGTCCTTTTAGGTGGTTTTTATTTGAGGTATTTAATAATCCATGCAGGAGCATACACAGAGAAATTTGTACAGTATATTGGGAGGTAA
- a CDS encoding ubiquinol-cytochrome c reductase iron-sulfur subunit, protein MEFKNLLKRRNFLKLIFLLPIYFIYKFLKIDAAKSNKMAITLDLNQLSDNSVLLLRDEKVAVVNKNNKVYALSIKCTHLGCTLNSDGEKFVCPCHGSKFSFDGKVLHGPANKDLNKLNFKINKNKIKIYLL, encoded by the coding sequence ATGGAATTTAAGAATTTATTGAAGAGGAGAAACTTTTTAAAGCTTATTTTCTTATTGCCAATCTATTTTATATATAAGTTTTTAAAAATAGATGCTGCTAAGTCAAATAAGATGGCTATCACTCTGGATTTAAATCAGTTATCTGATAATTCTGTATTATTATTAAGAGATGAAAAGGTAGCAGTAGTTAATAAAAATAACAAAGTTTATGCTTTGAGTATAAAATGTACTCATTTGGGTTGCACTTTAAACTCTGATGGTGAAAAGTTTGTTTGTCCATGTCACGGCAGTAAATTTAGTTTTGATGGCAAAGTATTGCATGGCCCAGCAAATAAAGATTTAAATAAACTTAATTTTAAGATTAATAAAAATAAGATTAAAATTTATTTATTATGA
- a CDS encoding cytochrome b N-terminal domain-containing protein, which yields MSFVKEFIKHLFPRFILKENLKITYTFCLGGLAFSAFIVLIVTGVLLMFYYVPHPEHAYNSILYLEENVFLGKYIRNLHRLSSHALLILIFLHTVRVVLTGAFKVRSYNWIVGLLLMFLSIVAGYTGYLLPMDQLAYWATQTGMEILKLVPLGDEIVNLIAPDGVGGFMTLSRFYTLHIVIVPMSIFLLSMIHFYRIRKDKGVLPYL from the coding sequence ATGAGTTTTGTTAAAGAGTTTATTAAACACTTATTTCCAAGATTTATTTTAAAAGAAAACCTTAAAATAACATATACTTTTTGCCTTGGTGGATTGGCTTTTAGTGCTTTTATAGTTTTAATTGTTACTGGTGTTTTATTAATGTTTTATTATGTACCTCATCCTGAGCATGCTTATAATTCTATACTCTATCTTGAAGAAAATGTATTTTTGGGAAAATATATTAGAAACTTGCATCGTCTTTCATCTCATGCGTTATTAATTTTAATTTTTTTGCACACTGTAAGAGTAGTGCTAACAGGGGCTTTTAAAGTAAGAAGTTATAATTGGATAGTAGGGTTACTATTGATGTTTTTATCTATAGTTGCTGGTTATACTGGCTATTTACTTCCCATGGATCAGCTTGCTTATTGGGCTACACAAACAGGTATGGAAATTTTAAAGCTTGTGCCTTTGGGTGATGAAATAGTTAATTTAATTGCTCCAGATGGCGTTGGTGGATTTATGACTTTATCAAGATTTTATACTTTACATATTGTAATTGTACCTATGTCTATTTTTTTGTTAAGTATGATCCATTTTTACAGAATTAGGAAAGATAAAGGGGTTTTGCCATACTTATGA
- the extS gene encoding selenite/tellurite reduction operon c-type cytochrome lipoprotein ExtS, translating to MAINRFLILIIFVAINAYSAAKCVKCHTVHYEKIGSCSVCHRGIEKSSRQDIAHYRIIKGKYSYYFFDNSTRVTKGYELIELGHCRRCHIIAGKGNLLAINLDLSWNYKSDDEIFDSIKKPNNFMPDFRFSDEQIVYIINAIYNGAKNNLSKKIVEVIHINKGDEKEIFKEKCGGCHKVLSKNSGPLGEGVYGPNLSGLFSKYYYKINDRFWDYDLFKKWLKNTRDVKKNSLMPNLILKDDEIKKIYQVIK from the coding sequence TTGGCAATTAATAGGTTTTTGATATTAATAATTTTTGTAGCAATAAATGCTTATTCTGCTGCAAAATGTGTGAAGTGTCATACTGTTCATTATGAAAAAATCGGCTCATGTAGTGTTTGCCATAGAGGGATAGAAAAATCGAGCAGACAGGATATTGCTCATTATAGAATTATTAAAGGTAAATATTCATATTATTTTTTTGATAACTCCACTCGAGTTACCAAAGGTTATGAACTTATTGAGTTAGGTCATTGTAGAAGATGTCATATAATAGCTGGGAAGGGGAATTTGTTGGCTATTAATCTTGATTTGAGTTGGAATTACAAAAGTGATGATGAAATTTTTGATAGCATAAAAAAGCCTAATAATTTTATGCCTGATTTTCGTTTTTCTGATGAACAAATTGTTTATATAATAAATGCCATTTATAATGGGGCAAAAAATAATTTATCTAAAAAGATTGTTGAAGTTATTCATATTAATAAGGGGGATGAAAAAGAGATTTTTAAAGAAAAATGTGGTGGCTGTCATAAAGTTTTATCAAAAAATAGTGGTCCGCTTGGAGAAGGGGTTTATGGACCAAATTTATCAGGACTCTTTAGTAAATATTACTACAAAATAAATGATAGATTTTGGGATTATGATTTGTTTAAAAAATGGCTTAAAAATACAAGAGATGTTAAGAAAAATTCTTTGATGCCAAATTTGATTCTAAAAGATGATGAAATTAAGAAGATTTATCAAGTAATAAAATAG